The Virgibacillus phasianinus genome includes a window with the following:
- a CDS encoding DUF2759 family protein, whose product MHLLLGILLFIVAILSVISTVKQMKAKNLFGLAFSAVSVLAFGFFSVMTIIQEITG is encoded by the coding sequence ATGCACCTGTTACTAGGTATATTATTATTCATTGTCGCTATACTAAGTGTTATTTCAACTGTTAAACAAATGAAGGCTAAAAACCTGTTTGGTCTTGCATTTTCAGCAGTATCTGTACTAGCTTTTGGGTTTTTCTCCGTCATGACTATTATTCAGGAAATTACCGGATAA
- a CDS encoding MBL fold metallo-hydrolase, whose protein sequence is MKLERKSLGPLGTNCYLIYNETDALIIDPGGDAKEVIDFFKDKAYKPRAILLTHAHFDHIGAVDELRKRYQIDVYLHENESDWLLEPKKNGSILFTSTPITTRMAEHELNEGKMQIGSFTFDVLHTPGHSPGSVCFVFRDAGIIIGGDLLFNQGVGRTDLPGGDTKQLMESIRTKLYTLTDDMIVYPGHGPSTIIGEEKRVNPFVKG, encoded by the coding sequence ATGAAACTAGAAAGAAAATCACTTGGGCCACTGGGAACAAATTGCTATCTTATTTATAATGAAACGGATGCACTAATAATTGATCCCGGCGGGGATGCGAAGGAAGTAATTGACTTTTTTAAGGATAAAGCCTATAAGCCTAGAGCAATCCTGCTTACACATGCTCACTTTGATCATATCGGTGCTGTTGATGAACTAAGAAAAAGATATCAAATAGATGTTTATCTTCATGAAAATGAGTCGGATTGGCTTTTAGAGCCAAAGAAGAATGGTTCCATTCTGTTTACATCAACCCCAATAACAACTAGAATGGCAGAACATGAACTGAATGAGGGGAAAATGCAAATTGGATCTTTCACCTTTGATGTACTCCATACTCCGGGTCATTCGCCGGGAAGTGTTTGCTTTGTTTTCAGGGATGCTGGGATTATTATTGGAGGGGACCTGCTCTTTAATCAGGGCGTAGGCCGTACCGATTTACCTGGGGGCGATACTAAACAATTAATGGAAAGTATCCGGACTAAACTGTATACATTGACTGATGACATGATTGTTTATCCAGGTCATGGTCCTAGTACAATAATTGGCGAAGAAAAACGTGTTAACCCATTTGTAAAAGGTTAA
- a CDS encoding DUF2626 domain-containing protein, whose amino-acid sequence MDRMFRVLAFWTGIFTVMFVVGDMNKTALLFLVQTVFFLTVSYLKLSERMYMYLFGAYCTVFMVGFTWYSNFILVPGFGH is encoded by the coding sequence ATGGATCGAATGTTTCGTGTGCTTGCCTTTTGGACAGGGATTTTCACTGTAATGTTTGTTGTTGGTGATATGAACAAAACAGCATTATTATTCTTGGTTCAAACGGTATTTTTCCTTACAGTAAGTTACTTAAAATTGTCAGAGCGCATGTATATGTACTTATTCGGAGCTTATTGTACTGTATTTATGGTTGGTTTTACCTGGTATTCAAACTTCATACTGGTTCCCGGATTCGGGCACTAA
- the comGF gene encoding competence type IV pilus minor pilin ComGF translates to MLKRKKKSHVYTDTLFNQQGFTILSMLLAITILFITIPFLEYMTKSLSYTTNYTDLSYHQFFHFFRDDLLRSTNYTIGDQAVYFHAIDGTKVTYEKYQDIIRRQVDGTGHEVVINGNVKNAFFEKISYGVKVTITTKDGANYEKIFTVYQ, encoded by the coding sequence ATGTTAAAAAGAAAAAAGAAAAGTCATGTTTATACGGATACCCTATTTAATCAACAAGGTTTTACGATATTATCCATGCTGCTTGCCATCACTATTCTTTTCATTACTATCCCTTTCCTAGAGTACATGACTAAATCCTTAAGCTATACTACAAATTATACAGACCTTTCCTATCATCAATTTTTTCATTTTTTCCGTGATGATTTACTTCGTTCAACCAATTATACAATTGGTGATCAGGCTGTTTACTTCCATGCAATTGATGGAACAAAAGTGACTTACGAAAAATATCAGGATATTATCAGAAGGCAAGTCGACGGAACAGGACACGAAGTAGTTATTAACGGAAATGTAAAAAACGCCTTTTTTGAAAAAATATCTTATGGTGTAAAAGTAACAATCACAACAAAGGATGGGGCAAATTATGAAAAGATCTTTACTGTTTATCAGTAA
- a CDS encoding prepilin-type N-terminal cleavage/methylation domain-containing protein, with the protein MKNSKGFTLIEVLAAFSITTMLIITVLPLSIQIKTEQQLLADRLAIVTMLYDELQRHIWYEDTNLSLYKPYKKEQLAFTFNPTNDYLQGCVEWINVKKKKEKSCLYGYPI; encoded by the coding sequence TTGAAAAACTCTAAAGGATTCACATTAATAGAAGTGTTAGCAGCCTTTTCGATTACTACCATGCTAATCATCACTGTTTTGCCGCTTTCCATCCAAATAAAAACCGAGCAGCAATTGTTAGCTGATCGGCTAGCAATCGTTACCATGCTTTACGATGAACTACAACGACATATTTGGTACGAAGACACGAATTTAAGCTTATACAAACCATATAAAAAGGAGCAGCTTGCCTTTACTTTTAATCCTACAAACGATTATTTACAAGGATGTGTGGAATGGATCAATGTTAAAAAGAAAAAAGAAAAGTCATGTTTATACGGATACCCTATTTAA
- the comGD gene encoding competence type IV pilus minor pilin ComGD, with the protein MDNKNGFTLIEVIFVLGALAILLVLSAPIKFAVLDTQKEQQFLTAFENDLLYMQSISYLSKDKVGLEIHADYYKIVVTKNYKVKDIFQRSIPNDWKFDLLTIQDNFISFNSSGTIRQPGTIRLRTNKSMYKIVFPLGKGRCYIEKL; encoded by the coding sequence ATGGATAATAAAAATGGTTTCACTCTGATTGAAGTTATTTTTGTTTTGGGGGCCTTGGCCATTTTGCTAGTGCTAAGCGCCCCTATCAAATTTGCTGTCCTGGATACACAAAAGGAACAGCAATTTCTAACAGCCTTTGAAAATGACTTATTATACATGCAAAGCATTTCATACTTGTCAAAAGATAAGGTTGGCCTGGAGATACATGCTGATTATTACAAGATTGTTGTTACAAAGAATTATAAAGTGAAAGACATATTCCAGCGCAGCATTCCGAACGATTGGAAATTTGATTTGCTGACCATTCAGGATAATTTCATTTCATTCAATAGTTCAGGAACCATCAGACAGCCTGGCACTATTCGTTTGCGAACAAATAAATCAATGTATAAAATCGTTTTTCCTTTAGGTAAGGGCAGGTGTTACATTGAAAAACTCTAA
- the comGC gene encoding competence type IV pilus major pilin ComGC, whose amino-acid sequence MLRNQKGFTLIEMLIVLMIISVLIILIVPNLSEKSKDVYTKGCGALVAVVQTQVDSYYLDKGSYPATLATLEEAKYIKENQKTCSNKKALNYAINADGVGIVTEP is encoded by the coding sequence ATGTTACGAAATCAAAAAGGGTTCACACTGATTGAAATGCTGATTGTTCTAATGATCATATCTGTCTTGATCATTTTAATCGTTCCAAACTTAAGCGAAAAAAGTAAGGACGTCTATACAAAAGGTTGTGGAGCATTAGTTGCTGTTGTACAAACACAAGTTGATTCCTATTATTTAGATAAGGGCTCCTATCCAGCTACCCTAGCAACTTTAGAAGAGGCGAAATATATTAAAGAAAATCAGAAGACCTGTTCAAATAAAAAAGCATTGAATTATGCAATCAATGCGGATGGTGTTGGTATTGTCACGGAACCATAA
- the comGB gene encoding competence type IV pilus assembly protein ComGB, which translates to MGLSLRNYFRKANPHKLKKEIQLLFLTRLLRLLKNGYSLLDALEVMKWDKQMQASTAIIVQSLKEGSTLDEAFVKASFNSTITTYLYFVKANGDIQASLEKCIEMYQQRMEFTAKFQQTIRYPLLLLIIFSILLYFIKNSILPSFSDLFLTNAVTSSTISISLIVINIFGTFAWAGIVIVLVSFFGWQYIKDKVSIESQLNLYRKIPIYRSYKRVETSFLFATHFSSLLKTGISIKDILTIMSNQTQSPILSYYSHLMTDELNRGHHINYLLTQLFLLEQQIAHIFQKNADAQALEKDLTVYAGIVTEDLNRRITKAISYIQPIFFIILAGFIVLIYITLMYPMFQLIKTI; encoded by the coding sequence ATGGGTTTATCACTAAGGAACTACTTCAGAAAGGCGAATCCCCATAAGTTAAAAAAAGAAATACAATTACTTTTCCTTACACGTCTTTTACGACTCTTAAAAAATGGTTATAGTCTGCTCGATGCCTTGGAGGTTATGAAATGGGACAAACAAATGCAGGCATCAACAGCAATCATCGTTCAGTCACTTAAAGAAGGAAGTACGCTTGACGAGGCCTTTGTGAAAGCTTCATTTAATTCGACCATTACGACTTACTTATATTTTGTTAAGGCAAATGGTGATATCCAGGCAAGCTTAGAAAAGTGTATTGAAATGTACCAGCAAAGAATGGAATTCACTGCCAAATTTCAACAAACCATTCGTTACCCTTTACTGCTCCTGATCATCTTTTCAATTCTGCTTTACTTCATTAAAAATTCCATTCTTCCATCCTTTTCCGACTTGTTTTTAACAAATGCTGTCACATCATCAACCATATCAATTTCCCTGATTGTCATCAATATTTTTGGGACTTTTGCCTGGGCTGGCATTGTCATCGTATTAGTCTCATTCTTTGGATGGCAATATATCAAAGATAAAGTTAGTATTGAAAGTCAACTGAATCTGTATCGTAAAATACCTATTTACCGGAGTTACAAACGTGTTGAAACCTCTTTCCTGTTTGCAACACATTTTAGCTCCCTATTAAAAACCGGGATTTCAATAAAGGATATCCTAACAATTATGTCCAATCAAACACAATCACCCATCCTTTCTTATTATTCCCATTTAATGACGGACGAGTTAAACAGAGGCCATCACATCAATTATTTACTGACACAATTATTTTTACTGGAACAGCAAATTGCTCATATATTTCAAAAAAATGCAGATGCACAGGCACTTGAGAAAGATTTAACGGTATACGCAGGTATTGTTACAGAGGATCTTAATCGCCGGATTACAAAAGCTATTTCGTATATACAACCCATCTTTTTTATTATTCTGGCCGGGTTCATCGTTTTAATCTACATTACGTTAATGTATCCAATGTTCCAACTCATCAAAACAATTTAA
- the comGA gene encoding competence type IV pilus ATPase ComGA: MNSAANLSEKLLRSSFKAFASDIHFYPFPNHTDIYFRVHGKRVFHSSIHATHYQLLLTFYKFTSGMDIGELRKPQNGIITYSDQTQHYALRLSTLPVNNMESLAIRILPQDEILTLEQLFLFPYQLKKLREWIKHRSGIILFTGPTGSGKTTTLYALLQTILAEESYQTITLEDPVEKEISNILQVQVNEKAGITYQAGLKAALRHDPDIIMVGEIRDKETAKFAFDASLTGHLVLSTLHAKNAEGTIHRLLEMGLKITDLQQSLIAVAALQLIPVQMNHAIVRRAAILELLDGATLNHALKGQDVQKVSSFQSFTKLRRKAYLYGFITKELLQKGESP, translated from the coding sequence TTGAACTCCGCAGCCAACCTCTCTGAAAAACTGCTACGATCTTCGTTTAAAGCTTTTGCATCTGACATTCATTTCTATCCATTTCCGAACCATACTGACATTTATTTCCGTGTTCATGGAAAACGCGTTTTTCACAGTTCTATTCATGCAACACACTATCAACTTTTGCTTACCTTTTATAAATTCACCTCCGGAATGGATATTGGTGAACTCCGCAAGCCACAAAATGGAATTATTACGTATAGTGACCAAACACAGCATTACGCGCTACGATTATCCACTCTTCCGGTTAACAACATGGAAAGCCTTGCAATTAGAATTTTACCACAGGATGAGATTCTAACCCTAGAACAACTTTTTCTTTTCCCGTATCAGCTGAAGAAATTACGTGAATGGATTAAACATCGTTCTGGAATCATCCTTTTTACAGGTCCGACCGGGAGTGGAAAGACCACTACACTATACGCTTTACTCCAAACTATCCTTGCAGAAGAATCTTACCAGACGATTACATTAGAAGATCCAGTTGAAAAGGAGATCTCAAACATTTTGCAGGTTCAAGTAAATGAAAAAGCCGGCATTACCTATCAGGCTGGTTTAAAAGCTGCGCTCCGCCATGATCCGGATATAATCATGGTTGGCGAAATCCGGGATAAGGAAACAGCAAAGTTTGCTTTTGACGCTTCATTAACCGGACATTTAGTTTTAAGTACACTTCATGCCAAAAACGCAGAAGGAACGATTCATCGACTGCTGGAAATGGGATTAAAGATAACGGATTTACAGCAGTCCCTTATTGCAGTAGCTGCATTGCAGCTGATACCTGTACAAATGAATCATGCCATCGTGCGTCGTGCTGCAATTCTGGAATTGTTAGATGGCGCAACGCTAAATCATGCACTTAAGGGGCAAGATGTTCAAAAAGTTTCTTCATTTCAATCCTTTACAAAACTAAGGAGGAAAGCATATTTGTATGGGTTTATCACTAAGGAACTACTTCAGAAAGGCGAATCCCCATAA
- a CDS encoding shikimate kinase → MKNIFLIGFMGSGKSSVGKQLSEGLNCDYIDTDTIIETTHNKTIPEIFAREGEASFRKYESNALHNIPTENCVVSTGGGIVERSSNIDQMVETGIIVYLETDFRTIDKRLQFDTSRPLWRKNKDEKKQLYDRRIHLYQSCAAITVSTDNKLIDDLVFQITSQVANE, encoded by the coding sequence ATGAAAAATATATTTTTAATTGGCTTTATGGGCAGCGGCAAAAGTTCTGTTGGGAAGCAGTTAAGTGAGGGTTTAAACTGTGATTACATAGATACGGATACAATTATAGAAACAACACATAATAAAACCATTCCTGAAATATTTGCAAGGGAAGGGGAGGCTTCTTTCCGGAAGTATGAGTCCAATGCATTACATAATATTCCGACTGAAAACTGCGTTGTGTCGACTGGTGGAGGAATTGTGGAACGTTCTTCTAATATCGACCAAATGGTTGAAACTGGTATTATTGTGTATTTGGAAACCGATTTTCGCACGATTGATAAACGATTACAATTCGATACATCAAGACCATTATGGAGGAAAAATAAAGATGAGAAGAAACAGTTGTATGATAGACGAATCCATTTGTATCAATCCTGTGCTGCGATTACCGTATCAACAGATAACAAATTAATCGATGATCTTGTTTTCCAAATTACCAGTCAAGTCGCCAATGAATAA